From Brachyspira pilosicoli, a single genomic window includes:
- a CDS encoding dicarboxylate/amino acid:cation symporter encodes MEKKFKLGLVPRLIIGILLGIFFGQQFMPEVIPRIIVTASGIFSSYLKFVIPLMIVSYVSMGIADLKEGSGFLLLVTCALAYGSTLIAGSASFLVAYNLFPSFMSADDIQRIADAAGNSVAPYLSITVTPLLDTLAAVLFAFIIGLGISAMRGKEIGDYLYHVFKELSTIIDKVLRVSIIPLLPLYICGTFVDMTRSGKTFVILGILWKVFLVVIIMHLIYLLIAFLVSGSIGKKNPFMLMKNQIAGYATALGTQSSAATIPVNLQCAEKDGISEQIRNFVVPLCANIHMAGSMITITACATAVCLMNKIPISYTTVLPFIAMLGIAMIASPGAPGGSIMTALPFLYMVGLGAPDSPLCAIMVALYITQDSFGTACNVSGDNALGVIVDTIYKKKVVKA; translated from the coding sequence ATGGAAAAAAAATTTAAACTTGGATTAGTGCCTAGGCTAATTATTGGAATTTTGCTTGGTATATTTTTTGGGCAGCAATTTATGCCGGAAGTAATACCAAGAATCATAGTAACTGCATCTGGTATATTTAGTTCTTATCTAAAATTTGTAATACCTTTGATGATAGTTTCTTATGTATCTATGGGTATAGCCGATTTAAAAGAAGGCTCGGGATTCTTATTGCTTGTAACATGTGCATTAGCTTATGGTTCAACACTGATTGCTGGTTCTGCATCATTTTTAGTTGCTTACAATTTATTTCCTAGTTTCATGAGTGCTGATGATATTCAGAGAATTGCTGATGCTGCTGGTAATTCTGTTGCTCCTTATTTATCTATAACGGTAACTCCTCTATTAGATACTTTGGCTGCTGTTTTATTTGCATTTATAATAGGGCTTGGAATATCTGCTATGAGGGGCAAAGAAATAGGAGATTATCTATATCATGTTTTCAAAGAATTATCTACTATTATTGATAAAGTTTTACGCGTATCTATAATTCCTTTACTTCCTCTTTATATTTGCGGTACTTTTGTTGATATGACAAGATCTGGAAAAACTTTTGTAATATTAGGAATATTATGGAAAGTATTCTTAGTAGTTATTATTATGCATTTAATATATCTTTTAATAGCTTTCTTAGTATCTGGCTCTATAGGAAAGAAAAATCCTTTTATGCTCATGAAAAACCAAATTGCAGGATATGCCACTGCTTTAGGTACACAATCTTCTGCTGCTACTATACCTGTTAATTTACAATGTGCTGAAAAAGATGGAATATCTGAACAAATAAGAAATTTCGTAGTACCTCTTTGTGCTAATATTCACATGGCAGGTTCTATGATTACAATTACAGCATGTGCCACAGCAGTATGTTTAATGAATAAAATACCTATTTCTTATACTACCGTATTGCCGTTTATTGCTATGCTTGGTATAGCTATGATAGCTTCTCCTGGTGCTCCTGGGGGTTCTATAATGACTGCTTTACCTTTCCTTTATATGGTAGGATTAGGTGCTCCAGATAGTCCTTTATGTGCTATAATGGTTGCTTTATACATCACTCAAGACTCATTTGGTACAGCTTGCAATGTATCTGGTGATAATGCTTTAGGTGTTATAGTGGATACAATATATAAAAAGAAAGTTGTAAAAGCTTAA
- a CDS encoding serine dehydratase subunit alpha family protein, whose protein sequence is MDKNLYDNYINILKEELVPALGCTEPIAIAFAGAKVREVLGDMPESVVVKCSGNIIKNVKGVTVPNSNGLKGIDVAAVLGIVGGDASKNLEVLSDIKQDDIDNTKKLLKTDFCKCELIENVENLYIIIEAKNKKSNAVVEIRNGHTNITKIIKDGKEIFKSDDNSSLNSNTDRESLTVKDIYAFANEVKIEDIKDVISRQIDMNTAISKEGMSNEYGASIGKTLLKYYGEDDIRNKAKAYASAGSDARMGGCAMPVVTNSGSGNQGITASIPVIEYASHLKVSEEKLYRALVLSNLIAILQKKHIGKLSAFCGVVCAATGAASGIAYLHDATYKEISDTIINALCTIGGMVCDGAKSSCASKIAEAIDCGILAFNMARDGKVFKSGDGLVKDDVEATIDSIGRMAKDGMKATDVEILNIMIEK, encoded by the coding sequence ATGGATAAAAATCTGTATGATAACTATATTAACATTTTAAAAGAAGAGCTTGTGCCTGCTTTAGGGTGTACTGAGCCTATAGCAATAGCTTTTGCTGGGGCTAAGGTAAGAGAGGTCTTAGGCGATATGCCAGAGTCGGTTGTAGTGAAATGCAGCGGAAATATTATTAAAAATGTTAAAGGGGTTACAGTTCCCAATTCTAATGGTTTAAAAGGAATTGATGTTGCAGCTGTTTTAGGAATAGTTGGAGGAGATGCTAGTAAAAATCTTGAGGTGTTAAGCGATATTAAACAAGATGATATTGATAATACAAAAAAGCTGCTCAAAACAGATTTTTGTAAATGTGAGCTTATAGAAAATGTTGAAAACCTATATATTATCATAGAAGCTAAAAATAAAAAATCCAATGCGGTAGTCGAAATAAGAAATGGACATACTAATATTACAAAAATAATTAAAGATGGTAAAGAAATTTTTAAATCTGATGATAATTCCTCTTTAAATTCTAATACAGACAGAGAATCTCTAACAGTTAAAGATATATATGCTTTTGCTAATGAAGTAAAAATTGAGGATATAAAAGATGTAATATCAAGACAAATAGATATGAATACAGCTATATCCAAAGAAGGTATGAGTAATGAATATGGGGCTTCTATTGGAAAAACATTATTAAAATATTATGGAGAAGATGATATAAGAAACAAGGCTAAAGCTTATGCTTCTGCTGGTTCTGATGCTCGTATGGGAGGCTGTGCTATGCCTGTAGTTACTAATTCTGGAAGCGGCAATCAGGGGATTACTGCTTCTATTCCTGTAATAGAATATGCATCACATTTAAAAGTATCTGAAGAAAAATTATACAGAGCTTTAGTTTTATCAAACTTAATAGCCATTTTACAAAAGAAACATATAGGTAAATTATCGGCTTTTTGCGGGGTTGTATGCGCTGCTACTGGCGCTGCTTCTGGTATTGCTTATTTGCATGATGCTACATACAAAGAAATATCTGATACTATAATTAATGCTTTATGTACTATAGGCGGAATGGTTTGCGATGGTGCTAAATCTTCTTGCGCTTCAAAGATTGCTGAGGCTATTGATTGCGGAATACTTGCTTTTAATATGGCGAGAGATGGAAAAGTGTTTAAATCTGGGGACGGGCTTGTAAAAGATGATGTGGAGGCTACTATTGACAGTATAGGCAGAATGGCTAAAGATGGCATGAAAGCTACGGATGTTGAAATACTTAATATTATGATAGAAAAATAA
- a CDS encoding DUF721 domain-containing protein: MKEIIDILNEYSNKKNSNLYSYLKIANKWNIIMGDVLSKICYPSFFRNGILTVNVIDSVWANEIAMNKIKIFNNIKNETNIVVYNLITRIDDINNNNFENNIKKNYIKKTITEEHKRWADETIKESNIEDEKMREKFYNVLLETED, encoded by the coding sequence ATGAAAGAGATTATAGATATATTAAATGAATATTCAAATAAGAAAAATAGTAATTTATATTCATATTTAAAAATTGCAAATAAGTGGAATATAATTATGGGGGATGTTTTATCTAAAATATGTTACCCTTCATTTTTTAGAAATGGTATTTTAACTGTTAATGTTATAGATAGTGTATGGGCTAATGAGATCGCTATGAATAAAATAAAAATATTCAATAATATAAAAAATGAAACTAACATTGTAGTTTATAATCTTATTACAAGGATAGATGATATTAATAATAATAATTTTGAAAATAATATTAAAAAAAACTATATAAAAAAAACTATTACTGAAGAGCATAAAAGATGGGCAGATGAAACTATAAAAGAATCTAATATAGAAGATGAGAAAATGCGAGAGAAGTTTTATAATGTTTTACTTGAGACAGAGGATTAA